The proteins below come from a single Zea mays cultivar B73 chromosome 8, Zm-B73-REFERENCE-NAM-5.0, whole genome shotgun sequence genomic window:
- the LOC100193689 gene encoding hydroxymethylglutaryl-CoA lyase — MLAASTKVGSRLASPHASLSAGAAAAALASSPVLGSGMLPGAGFGETGSHHAADAPPALPCSSSGDSREYYQWKRLVNQRQSTLDGGKVPAALGHHVFGAGCSSRNQHIYRYFSSSHQGSIWAGSKVLHDLPGYVKIVEVGPRDGLQNEKDIVPTPVKVELIRRLATSGLPVVEATSFVSPKWVPQLADAKDVMEAVRTMGGVRFPVLTPNLKGFEAAIAAGAKEIAIFASASEGFSKSNINCTIKESIARYNDVALAAKEKEIPVRGYVSCVVGCPVDGPVPPSNVAYVAKELYDMGCYEVSLGDTIGVGTPGTVVPMLEAAISVVPVEKLAVHFHDTYGQSLSNILISLQMGVSVVDSSVAGLGGCPYAKGASGNVATEDVVYMLNGLGVKTGVDLGKVMAAGEFICRHLGRQSGSKAATALSKVTANASKL; from the exons ATGCTGGCGGCGTCCACCAAGGTCGGCTCTAGGCTGGCCTCTCCGCACGCCTCCTTGTCCGCCGGTGCTGCGGCGGCGGCACTGGCGAGCTCCCCCGTGCTGGGCTCTGGGATGCTCCCAGGCGCCGGGTTCGGCGAGACGGGGAGTCACCACGCGGCAGACGCGCCGCCGGCGCTGCCTTGCAGTTCCTCGGGCGATTCAAG GGAATATTATCAGTGGAAGAGACTGGTGAATCAAAGGCAGTCAACGCTAGATGGAGGCAAAGTGCCTGCTGCATTGGGCCACCATGTTTTTGGTGCGGGCTGTTCCTCACGGAACCAACATATCTACAGATATTTTTCATCTTCTCATCAAGGGAGTATATGGGCCGGGAGCAAG GTTCTACATGACCTGCCAGGGTATGTAAAAATTGTGGAAGTAGGGCCACGAGATGGTCTACAGAACGAGAAGGACATCGTGCCAACACCTGTAAAGGTTGAGCTTATACGAAGATTGGCCACATCTGGATTACCTGTTGTGGAGGCAACGAGTTTTGTATCTCCAAAATGGGTACCTCAG TTAGCTGATGCGAAGGATGTTATGGAAGCAGTTCGGACTATGGGGGGTGTACGTTTTCCTGTATTGACTCCAAACCTTAAG GGATTTGAGGCAGCTATTGCAGCAGGGGCAAAAGAAATCGCAATATTTGCATCAGCTTCTGAAGGATTTTCCAAGTCAAACATAAACTGCACCATTAAAGAGAGCATTGCCCGTTATAATGACGTTGCTCTTGCTGCGAAAGAGAAAGAAATTCCTGTCCGAGG GTACGTTTCTTGTGTGGTTGGATGCCCAGTAGATGGACCAGTGCCACCTTCAAACGTAGCTTATGTAGCGAAAGAACTTTATGACATGGGCTGCTATGAGGTTTCACTTGGTGATACCATTGGAGTCGGTACTCCAG GCACCGTGGTTCCGATGCTTGAGGCAGCTATCTCCGTCGTTCCCGTGGAGAAGCTCGCTGTCCACTTCCACGACACCTACGGCCAGTCCCTCTCGAACATTCTCATCTCTCTTCAG ATGGGAGTAAGCGTGGTGGACTCCTCCGTCGCCGGCCTCGGTGGCTGCCCGTACGCGAAGGGTGCGTCGGGGAATGTGGCGACGGAGGACGTAGTGTACATGCTCAACGGGCTGGGCGTCAAGACGGGCGTCGACCTGGGCAAGGTGATGGCCGCCGGCGAGTTCATCTGCAGGCACCTGGGACGCCAGTCTGGGTCCAAGGCAGCGACCGCTCTGAGCAAAGTTACCGCGAACGCCTCCAAACTCTGA